In a genomic window of Methanosarcina horonobensis HB-1 = JCM 15518:
- a CDS encoding TolB family protein has product MYDLSTSTETRITTSGSAVLPAIYGDRIVYYDEREGKCNIYMYDLSTKKETKITTNETANGTHTTYGTLAIYGDRIMWLDWPSAEDLQPDGDLNFHIYMYDLSTSNGTRISISRDFIYYLAVYDNRIVWSSDNRTSDNNSTVDIYMCTVSGEDMGSNDEQQSQIEKNKSMPGFEVVSGIVCLFGVFLYRRKQDKVNYRQAARLLSLTKKDFKFLRTK; this is encoded by the coding sequence ATGTACGACCTCTCCACTTCTACAGAAACCCGAATCACCACCAGCGGATCAGCAGTACTTCCTGCGATCTACGGTGACAGGATCGTTTATTACGATGAGAGGGAGGGAAAATGTAATATTTACATGTACGACCTCTCTACAAAAAAAGAAACTAAGATCACCACCAATGAGACTGCAAACGGTACTCATACCACCTACGGTACTCTTGCCATCTATGGTGACAGGATAATGTGGCTGGACTGGCCATCCGCCGAAGACCTGCAGCCCGATGGAGACCTGAACTTTCATATCTACATGTACGATCTCTCAACTTCCAATGGAACTCGAATTTCCATCAGTAGAGATTTTATCTATTATCTTGCTGTCTACGATAACAGGATAGTATGGAGTAGTGACAATCGAACATCTGATAACAATTCAACGGTTGACATTTATATGTGTACCGTTTCAGGAGAAGATATGGGATCGAATGATGAACAGCAATCCCAGATAGAAAAAAATAAAAGCATGCCCGGGTTTGAAGTAGTTAGTGGTATAGTCTGTTTATTTGGAGTATTCCTGTATAGGAGAAAACAAGACAAAGTAAATTATAGGCAGGCAGCGAGATTGTTAAGTCTAACAAAAAAAGACTTTAAATTTTTGAGAACTAAGTAA
- a CDS encoding type II/IV secretion system ATPase subunit, with protein MLKLQETASSLQETVRNFNPSILQGKKKEEEGNCPHRIKQTKNRKTIVINCRECEAESSLNDSHCRKNIFGILQKEIHADCLVLSKLYERDYEGKSLSLLYALASFKGTIAAYRSIEVTPEACTRQEKRKCELERKGVIASLAEIVETDPLKARLKLREITNGKIPARDPDAASLCSVCSEGFCRILNEIEEKMSCFPEVSVIPVIKKSGYCSVPGWLEGLEDEKQKVNHSEEKAGKKPKLKLKTEEKAGKKTESLIGNTSGEATTASLSGIFPSRIISSRIFLFNMVPHSVLGEEKKKIGKFANNSTNFTNSIDFIDTFFDYESRIKSYVRPPFSSSRIYTEAPENTEFLECYDINGSEGRNLEISIYCYTDRPERLYIIRPPEYNLRQEELRLLEKVRRKMIRHRPKDLAFADPAGAREYFKRMAKDMLGKELLESGKACSPDELESYADLLARYTNGLGIVEDLLSDARITDVYINAPADTNPVHVVMEGEECTSNVFLSQDDLDALVSRFRTISGRPFGEAIPVLELNLEAFGVRVSVIGDPLSANGLAYAFRKHSLTPWTLPKLINTGSISPFAAGFLSFLMDGQASVLVAGEVGAGKTSLLSAMLLEIPQKYRILTIEDTHELPTEELQELGWKVQGMSSQSSVLKSGAEMSPETALRAALRLGSSSLVLGEVRGPEVKVLYEAMQVGNAGNSVIGTIHGSSVENVYERVVHTLGVPPASFKATDAVIICSGIRPGGSMRKVKRVSRIAEITCACIERLEPSEIFNDIMYYDPSQDCLLAGEALEQGQSELIGKIARKWGITIDTALKNIELRARIKEKIAVEGVHIPFLLEAEAVSEANNMFWLLSDSIKANTRTKDDKRAEPGDKISNVSCFENDPESSSEVYLEELYRQWEVWFENYVRERARIENQMIGKHLPGEKHLSGEKQSPKIKVTT; from the coding sequence ATGCTTAAACTTCAGGAAACAGCCAGCAGCCTGCAGGAAACGGTTAGAAACTTCAATCCGAGCATACTTCAGGGGAAAAAGAAAGAGGAAGAGGGAAACTGTCCTCACAGGATAAAGCAGACAAAAAATAGGAAAACAATTGTAATCAACTGCAGGGAATGTGAAGCAGAATCTTCGCTAAACGATTCACACTGCAGAAAAAACATCTTCGGCATCCTGCAAAAAGAGATTCATGCCGACTGTCTTGTACTCTCAAAGCTTTATGAACGGGATTACGAAGGAAAATCCCTGTCCCTGCTTTATGCTCTGGCAAGCTTTAAGGGCACTATTGCAGCGTACAGGAGCATTGAAGTTACTCCCGAAGCATGCACCCGGCAGGAGAAAAGAAAGTGTGAGCTTGAAAGAAAAGGAGTAATTGCTTCTCTTGCCGAAATCGTGGAAACTGATCCTCTAAAAGCCAGGCTGAAGCTTAGGGAAATAACTAATGGAAAAATACCCGCAAGAGATCCTGATGCTGCCTCTCTCTGCTCTGTATGTTCTGAAGGCTTCTGCCGCATCCTGAATGAAATTGAAGAGAAAATGTCCTGCTTTCCTGAAGTTTCTGTTATTCCTGTTATCAAAAAGTCCGGCTATTGTTCGGTACCGGGCTGGTTAGAAGGTTTGGAAGACGAAAAACAAAAGGTAAACCATTCGGAAGAAAAAGCAGGGAAAAAACCAAAGTTAAAACTAAAAACAGAAGAAAAAGCAGGAAAGAAAACCGAAAGCCTGATAGGAAACACTTCGGGAGAAGCAACTACTGCATCTCTATCCGGAATCTTTCCATCCAGAATCATTTCATCCAGAATCTTTCTATTCAATATGGTTCCACATTCAGTTTTGGGTGAGGAAAAGAAGAAAATAGGAAAATTTGCAAATAACTCCACAAATTTCACAAATTCCATAGATTTCATAGATACCTTTTTCGACTACGAAAGCAGGATCAAATCTTATGTCAGGCCGCCTTTTTCCAGTTCGAGAATTTACACCGAAGCTCCCGAGAATACCGAATTTCTCGAATGTTATGACATAAATGGCAGTGAAGGAAGAAACCTTGAGATCTCTATTTACTGCTACACCGACAGGCCGGAAAGACTTTACATAATCAGACCCCCCGAATATAATCTTCGGCAGGAAGAACTCAGGCTGCTTGAGAAAGTAAGGAGAAAAATGATCCGGCACAGGCCAAAAGACCTTGCTTTTGCAGACCCGGCCGGAGCCAGGGAGTATTTCAAACGCATGGCAAAAGACATGCTGGGCAAAGAACTTCTGGAAAGCGGGAAAGCCTGCAGCCCGGATGAGCTTGAAAGCTATGCCGACCTCCTTGCAAGGTATACGAACGGGCTGGGGATCGTAGAAGACCTCCTTTCCGATGCCAGGATAACGGATGTATACATCAATGCCCCTGCCGATACAAACCCCGTGCATGTTGTGATGGAAGGGGAGGAGTGTACGAGCAATGTTTTTCTCTCGCAGGACGACCTTGACGCCCTTGTCTCAAGGTTCAGGACCATTAGCGGCCGGCCTTTTGGTGAAGCCATCCCTGTACTTGAACTTAACCTTGAGGCTTTCGGAGTAAGAGTATCCGTAATAGGAGACCCTCTCAGCGCAAACGGGCTTGCATATGCCTTCCGAAAACATTCCCTCACACCCTGGACCCTGCCGAAACTGATCAATACAGGTTCGATTTCTCCTTTTGCAGCAGGGTTTTTAAGTTTCCTTATGGACGGGCAGGCGTCTGTCCTTGTTGCAGGAGAGGTGGGAGCCGGAAAAACATCTCTTTTGTCTGCAATGCTGCTTGAAATCCCTCAGAAGTACAGAATCCTGACAATCGAAGACACCCACGAGCTCCCTACAGAAGAGCTTCAGGAGCTGGGCTGGAAAGTGCAGGGTATGAGTTCCCAATCTTCGGTCCTGAAGTCCGGGGCAGAAATGAGTCCTGAAACCGCGCTTCGAGCTGCTCTGAGGCTTGGGAGTTCTTCTCTGGTGCTGGGAGAGGTTCGAGGACCGGAAGTAAAAGTACTCTACGAAGCCATGCAAGTAGGAAATGCCGGAAACTCAGTTATAGGTACCATCCACGGATCATCCGTTGAAAATGTTTACGAGAGAGTTGTACACACCCTTGGAGTCCCTCCTGCATCTTTTAAGGCGACAGATGCTGTGATAATCTGCTCAGGAATCAGGCCAGGAGGCAGCATGAGAAAAGTAAAAAGGGTCAGCAGGATTGCGGAAATTACCTGCGCATGTATAGAAAGGCTTGAACCTTCCGAAATCTTTAACGATATCATGTATTATGATCCCTCTCAGGATTGTCTGCTTGCAGGAGAGGCTCTTGAACAGGGTCAGTCAGAACTTATAGGGAAAATTGCCCGGAAATGGGGAATTACTATTGATACCGCTCTGAAAAATATTGAACTCAGAGCGAGAATAAAAGAAAAGATTGCAGTTGAAGGAGTTCACATACCATTCCTGCTTGAAGCCGAAGCCGTAAGTGAGGCTAATAATATGTTCTGGCTGCTTTCAGACTCCATTAAAGCAAATACCAGGACTAAAGATGATAAGAGAGCAGAACCAGGCGATAAAATAAGTAATGTGTCTTGTTTTGAAAATGACCCTGAGTCCAGCTCGGAAGTCTATCTCGAAGAGCTATACAGGCAATGGGAAGTCTGGTTTGAAAATTATGTCAGGGAGAGAGCCAGGATAGAAAACCAGATGATAGGAAAACATCTACCTGGAGAAAAACACCTATCAGGAGAAAAACAGTCTCCGAAAATAAAAGTAACTACCTGA
- a CDS encoding PKD domain-containing protein, protein MRNKFFSVALALLFLVFVSAIASAGQEILVTSYGEKGFNPAIYDDKIVWTYNAYGDVVYMRNLSTGKEIQITDQSGSPPSIYGDRVVWEYTGSIYLYNTSSGIKTRLVAADSVNEGKIEYLSIYGDKVVWEDNRDQNYSSENWNIYVYDLSTSRETRVTSTPITTRTFATEEVAIYGDRIVWLGDRIDNGTTLDDIYMYNLSTSVETRVTTSGLASSPKIYGDRIVYMDWRSGNSSIYLYNISTSVETQVTKSESDHSISAFYGDRIVWEDYRNGNWDIYMYDLSTSTETQITTDISDQRKPAIYGNRIVWQDYRNTDLNNYYCEIYMYDFSDKPVMPFASFTTNVTSGYGNVPLTVLFTDTSTGGEPTSWYWDFGDGTNSKHAQTATHTFTKTGTYEVILTATNSAGSTTVKKSNCTTVTSPQAPVADFFSPEVESIYGESISTNETVSFTDNSTGSPTSWLWDFGDGVTSTARNPAHTYNAMGGYTVNLTVTNSIGIDTTGKYGYVLVGITDTSASPAHFSSNITNGSAPLTVIFHDDDAGIIDPIWRDWDFGDGVTQSYGVDNNASATPYATHVYEKPGKYTVTLYMDNRGGLSIMTKHNYITVTDPNMPLADFSANITSGPAPLVVLFTDTSTGPAPTSWLWDFGDGIDSKRTMNATHTFTNPGVYDVTLTVTNREGNNTMKKSSYITVTN, encoded by the coding sequence ATGAGAAACAAATTCTTTTCGGTAGCGTTAGCTCTTTTATTTTTGGTCTTTGTCTCGGCCATAGCATCAGCCGGACAGGAAATTCTGGTTACATCATATGGTGAAAAAGGTTTCAATCCCGCTATTTATGATGACAAAATTGTTTGGACATATAATGCTTACGGAGACGTTGTTTACATGCGAAATCTGTCTACAGGCAAAGAAATACAAATAACAGATCAGTCAGGTTCTCCACCTTCTATTTACGGCGATAGAGTTGTATGGGAATATACAGGAAGTATCTATCTGTACAATACTTCCTCAGGAATTAAAACCCGGCTCGTAGCTGCAGATTCGGTAAACGAGGGAAAAATAGAGTATTTGAGTATTTATGGTGATAAGGTAGTGTGGGAAGACAATCGCGATCAAAATTATAGCAGTGAAAACTGGAATATCTATGTTTACGATCTATCGACTTCCAGGGAAACTCGAGTTACGTCTACTCCCATTACTACCCGCACTTTTGCAACTGAGGAGGTTGCCATCTACGGAGACAGGATAGTCTGGCTGGGTGATCGAATTGACAATGGGACCACACTGGACGACATCTATATGTACAATCTCTCCACTTCCGTTGAAACTCGAGTTACCACGAGCGGATTAGCATCCAGTCCTAAAATCTACGGTGACAGGATAGTGTATATGGATTGGCGCAGTGGAAATTCCAGTATTTATCTATATAATATATCTACTTCCGTTGAAACTCAAGTCACTAAGAGCGAATCAGATCATTCAATTTCTGCGTTCTACGGTGACAGGATAGTATGGGAGGATTATCGCAATGGAAACTGGGACATCTATATGTATGATCTTTCCACCTCCACAGAAACTCAGATAACAACCGATATTTCGGACCAGAGGAAGCCTGCTATCTACGGGAACAGGATAGTGTGGCAGGATTATCGTAATACTGATCTAAATAACTATTACTGCGAGATCTATATGTATGATTTTTCGGATAAACCTGTAATGCCCTTCGCTTCTTTTACCACCAATGTTACATCTGGATATGGAAATGTACCATTAACAGTATTGTTCACTGACACCAGCACTGGTGGAGAGCCGACATCCTGGTACTGGGATTTCGGGGACGGTACTAACTCAAAACATGCTCAAACAGCTACACACACATTCACGAAAACGGGAACATATGAAGTAATTCTGACAGCAACTAACTCCGCAGGCAGCACTACTGTGAAGAAATCCAATTGTACTACTGTCACTTCTCCACAAGCACCTGTAGCTGATTTCTTTTCTCCAGAGGTGGAATCTATATATGGGGAGTCAATTTCAACAAATGAAACTGTATCGTTTACCGATAACAGTACAGGATCGCCCACATCATGGCTCTGGGATTTTGGAGACGGTGTCACTTCAACAGCCCGGAATCCAGCACATACATACAATGCTATGGGTGGATACACAGTCAATTTAACTGTAACCAATTCTATTGGCATCGACACTACAGGCAAATATGGTTATGTACTCGTCGGAATCACCGACACGTCTGCATCTCCGGCACACTTCTCATCAAATATAACAAATGGCAGTGCACCACTCACAGTTATATTTCATGATGATGATGCAGGTATAATCGACCCAATCTGGCGGGACTGGGATTTTGGTGATGGTGTTACTCAATCTTACGGAGTGGACAATAACGCATCAGCAACCCCATATGCAACCCATGTATATGAAAAACCAGGAAAATATACCGTAACTTTATATATGGACAATCGCGGCGGATTATCCATCATGACAAAGCATAATTACATCACGGTCACAGACCCGAATATGCCACTGGCAGATTTCTCTGCAAATATTACTTCGGGTCCGGCACCTTTAGTTGTGTTATTCACCGATACCAGTACCGGCCCAGCCCCTACTTCCTGGCTCTGGGATTTTGGCGATGGCATCGATTCAAAACGTACCATGAATGCAACACATACTTTTACTAATCCTGGTGTGTACGACGTTACTTTAACAGTGACAAACAGAGAAGGGAATAATACGATGAAAAAATCAAGCTATATAACCGTCACAAATTGA
- a CDS encoding TolB-like translocation protein translates to MQVTRIGNGSDPAIYGSKVAWTDRGVIHVYDLTTKTDTMVNSSAASYPAIYGNKLVWHDESNGTPRLAVYDIETAARSYITKDVDSYSIPAIYGNRIVWSANYNETNYNYNVYMRDISTSTQTRIAYGENPDIYDTRITYAAYDSGDWRSIFVYDIITGETTQVPYSGDLNNPHIYGNTVIWSDTYTRLGYIAMYDIVTKKVTAVTNDTGICDDGSESGSDTGAHTNIYGDKIVYAKASSDCLGSAGVYVYNISTAQSTQVFDYEINILTTPDVYDDTVVWGIDNRYSDDAIDNGIYIIDLSATNTLRQ, encoded by the coding sequence GTGCAGGTGACGAGAATTGGCAACGGATCCGATCCTGCTATTTATGGTAGTAAAGTAGCCTGGACAGATAGGGGGGTTATCCACGTTTATGACCTGACAACTAAAACAGATACCATGGTTAACTCTTCTGCAGCGTCATATCCAGCTATTTATGGTAACAAATTAGTGTGGCATGATGAGAGTAATGGGACACCAAGGCTTGCTGTATATGATATTGAGACTGCTGCAAGGTCTTATATTACAAAAGATGTAGACAGCTACAGCATTCCTGCCATTTACGGCAATAGAATTGTGTGGAGTGCAAATTACAACGAAACAAACTACAATTATAACGTGTACATGCGCGATATCTCGACTTCAACACAGACCAGAATAGCATATGGCGAGAATCCGGATATTTACGACACCAGAATAACATATGCTGCTTACGACAGTGGCGATTGGAGAAGTATCTTTGTGTATGATATTATAACCGGAGAAACCACACAGGTGCCATATTCCGGTGATCTTAATAACCCGCACATATACGGCAACACAGTAATATGGTCGGATACCTACACAAGGCTGGGGTACATTGCTATGTATGATATCGTCACTAAGAAAGTTACAGCTGTTACTAACGATACTGGTATTTGCGATGACGGCTCAGAGAGCGGTAGTGACACCGGTGCTCATACCAATATATACGGTGACAAAATCGTATACGCAAAAGCCAGTAGTGACTGTCTGGGCAGTGCAGGTGTGTATGTATATAATATCTCTACAGCACAAAGCACTCAGGTGTTCGATTATGAAATAAATATACTTACGACACCGGATGTGTACGATGACACTGTTGTATGGGGAATAGACAACAGGTATAGTGATGATGCTATTGACAATGGTATCTATATAATTGACCTCTCTGCAACAAATACTCTCCGTCAGTAG
- a CDS encoding TrmB family transcriptional regulator — translation MYPELVGKLQKLGFTENEAKIYIGLLSLGEATAREIHEFTHVPRPKIYATLERMSKKKYIEVIEGTPAYFRSIDPEQLTERLRNEFLFSLNETLKELNSAGYGMKNRCVNSRYAFPLSLKKEFNEEKREENILKGR, via the coding sequence ATGTATCCTGAGCTGGTAGGCAAACTCCAGAAGCTGGGATTTACCGAAAATGAGGCGAAGATCTATATAGGGCTCCTGAGTCTGGGCGAGGCAACAGCCAGGGAGATCCATGAATTTACGCACGTTCCGAGACCAAAGATTTATGCTACTCTGGAGAGAATGTCAAAAAAGAAATATATAGAAGTCATAGAAGGAACTCCAGCATATTTCAGGAGCATTGATCCGGAACAGCTGACCGAAAGGTTGAGAAACGAGTTCCTTTTCTCGCTTAATGAGACATTGAAGGAACTTAATTCTGCGGGCTACGGGATGAAAAACAGATGCGTTAATTCTAGGTATGCCTTCCCCCTGAGCCTCAAAAAAGAATTTAATGAGGAGAAAAGGGAAGAAAATATACTGAAAGGAAGATAG
- a CDS encoding MATE family efflux transporter — protein MELRTAGDSNSCKHEESQETKGVKILEGDPKKAIIKLAVPMIVAMSVQTIYQLVDTFWVSGLGADALAAMGFVFPFYFISMALSNGLGIGGGAAISRKIGARDKSGADNVAVHTVIMMLLLVLVFTIPSYVFAPQIFSLAGAGKTTGLAVAYARVIFLGSIVIFFTNVANSILRAEGDSKRAMNAMILGAVLNIVLDPIFIYTFKMGIAGAAWATILSLTVSSIMMLNWLFFRKDTFVSFDFKDFSFEKDIVNDIFRITIPASAQQLSMSLSMLILNLIIVNVSNTDGVAVYSTGWRVATIAIAPLIGIATAVVSVSGAAFGAKNFEKAKTAHTYAVKLGLLIEGGVAAFTFIFAPQIAAVFTQTGEAAHIAPDLIHFLRVICIFYPSVSFGMLSTSFFQGAGKGVSALTANLLRTIVFTPLFAAFFAFNLDMGQVGAWWGIVAGNAIGAGITFVWARLYLSTILKTGSLTKPLEQGI, from the coding sequence ATGGAGTTAAGAACAGCAGGAGACTCAAACTCTTGCAAACACGAAGAAAGTCAGGAAACAAAAGGCGTAAAGATCCTTGAGGGAGATCCGAAAAAAGCAATTATCAAACTCGCAGTCCCTATGATTGTTGCAATGTCGGTCCAGACTATTTACCAGCTCGTAGATACCTTCTGGGTCTCGGGACTTGGAGCGGACGCACTTGCTGCAATGGGTTTTGTATTTCCTTTTTATTTCATAAGCATGGCTTTATCCAATGGGCTGGGCATAGGCGGAGGAGCAGCCATATCCCGGAAGATCGGAGCACGGGATAAATCGGGAGCAGACAACGTAGCCGTACACACAGTTATAATGATGCTGCTGCTCGTTCTTGTATTTACCATACCCTCCTATGTTTTTGCTCCTCAGATCTTCTCTCTTGCTGGAGCAGGGAAAACAACCGGGCTTGCAGTAGCTTATGCTAGAGTGATATTTCTGGGAAGTATAGTAATCTTTTTTACTAACGTAGCAAACTCCATCCTCAGAGCCGAAGGCGATTCAAAGCGGGCGATGAACGCAATGATCCTTGGCGCAGTCCTGAATATTGTCCTTGACCCTATTTTCATATACACCTTTAAAATGGGAATTGCAGGTGCAGCCTGGGCAACTATCCTGTCTCTTACAGTTTCTTCGATCATGATGCTGAACTGGCTCTTTTTCAGAAAGGACACTTTCGTTTCTTTTGATTTTAAAGACTTCAGCTTTGAAAAAGATATTGTAAACGATATTTTCAGGATAACAATCCCTGCTTCCGCCCAGCAGCTTTCAATGTCGTTATCCATGCTCATCCTCAACCTTATTATTGTGAACGTCAGCAATACCGACGGAGTTGCAGTCTACTCCACTGGCTGGCGGGTTGCAACAATTGCAATTGCTCCCCTCATTGGAATTGCAACCGCAGTAGTTTCGGTTTCAGGAGCCGCTTTTGGGGCGAAAAACTTCGAAAAGGCAAAAACAGCCCATACCTATGCAGTAAAACTGGGACTTCTCATAGAAGGCGGAGTTGCAGCATTTACTTTCATTTTTGCCCCTCAGATCGCGGCTGTTTTCACGCAGACAGGAGAAGCCGCTCACATAGCTCCGGACCTTATCCACTTCCTGCGTGTGATCTGTATATTCTACCCGTCAGTTTCTTTCGGAATGCTCTCAACATCTTTCTTCCAGGGAGCGGGAAAAGGTGTGAGCGCACTTACTGCAAATCTCCTGAGGACCATAGTTTTTACTCCACTCTTTGCAGCTTTTTTCGCCTTCAATCTGGATATGGGTCAGGTAGGCGCCTGGTGGGGAATTGTAGCAGGCAATGCAATCGGGGCCGGAATAACTTTTGTCTGGGCAAGGCTTTACTTAAGTACGATTCTAAAAACAGGGTCCCTGACTAAACCTCTTGAGCAGGGAATTTGA
- a CDS encoding type I restriction-modification system subunit M, producing MVALKGKPDIGDQINKKIIGPLVNENKLSDMPDFNDSTRLGSGKEQVDRLTNLIAIFENPALDFSKNRAEGDDILGDAYEYLMRHFATESGKSKGQFYTPAEVSRFIAQILGIRYANTTSSTTAYDPTCGSGSLLLKVADEAKTKITLYGQEKDATTSGLARMNMILHNNPEALIVQGNTLTDPKFKDGETLKTFDYVVVNPPFSDKRWSTGLDPLHDLYERFKPFGVPPAKQGDYAYLLHIVRSLKSTGKGACILPHGVLFRGNSEAEIRRALVRKGYIKGIIGLPANLFYGTGIPACIIVIDKEEAQNRKGIFMIDASAGFMKDGPKNRLRAQDIHKIVDVFTRQAEVPKYSRMVSFEEIEKNEFNLNLPRYIDSQQAEDLQDIEGHLHGGIPCADIDALERYWNVCPQLRQTLFKERRPGYLELAVDKADIKSTIYEHPEFAAFTAGMNAHFAAWRETTSAMLWQLQPGFHPKEIIDGLSENLLAHYADKPLINQYDIYQHLMDYWTETMQDDCYLIADEGWKAKTSRIIERDKKGKEKDKGWTCDLVPKSLIVARYFVKEQEAIEKLASELESVTSSMTELEEEQGGEEGAFSELDKVNKANVSSRLKDIKGDREAKDEAAVLNDWLKLANQEADLKKHLKEAESLLDSKACYYYPRLTEDDVKTLVVEDKWLSSLDTAIHGEMDRISQSLTQRVKELAERYETPMPQMTGRVAELEAKVNRHLERMGFKL from the coding sequence ATGGTTGCACTCAAAGGCAAACCTGACATTGGCGATCAGATCAACAAAAAAATAATCGGCCCGCTGGTCAATGAAAACAAGCTGTCCGATATGCCGGACTTCAATGACTCTACCAGGCTCGGCAGCGGTAAGGAACAGGTGGACAGGCTTACCAACCTCATCGCTATTTTCGAAAACCCTGCCCTTGATTTCTCGAAGAACCGGGCCGAAGGTGACGACATTCTGGGTGATGCTTACGAATATCTGATGCGTCACTTCGCAACTGAGAGCGGGAAAAGCAAAGGTCAGTTCTATACCCCTGCCGAGGTCAGTCGGTTTATAGCACAGATACTTGGAATTCGCTATGCCAATACTACAAGCTCCACCACAGCCTACGATCCTACATGTGGTTCCGGTTCACTGCTTTTGAAGGTCGCAGACGAGGCAAAAACCAAGATAACCCTGTACGGTCAGGAAAAAGATGCAACCACATCCGGTCTCGCCCGCATGAATATGATCCTGCACAACAACCCTGAGGCTCTTATCGTTCAGGGGAATACTCTTACAGATCCCAAATTCAAAGATGGGGAAACACTCAAGACCTTTGATTATGTCGTTGTCAATCCTCCTTTCAGCGACAAGAGATGGAGTACGGGCCTCGACCCACTTCACGATCTATACGAGCGTTTCAAGCCCTTTGGGGTTCCGCCTGCAAAGCAGGGAGATTACGCTTATCTGTTGCACATAGTCCGCTCGCTAAAGAGTACAGGCAAAGGAGCCTGCATCCTGCCACACGGTGTTCTTTTCCGCGGCAATTCCGAAGCCGAGATCCGCCGTGCTCTCGTGCGTAAAGGGTACATCAAGGGTATTATCGGCCTGCCAGCCAACCTTTTCTACGGTACCGGTATCCCTGCATGTATTATTGTTATTGATAAGGAAGAGGCTCAAAACCGCAAAGGCATTTTTATGATCGATGCCAGCGCGGGTTTCATGAAGGACGGACCCAAGAACCGCCTCCGTGCTCAGGATATCCACAAGATAGTGGACGTTTTCACAAGGCAGGCAGAGGTCCCGAAATATTCGCGAATGGTCAGTTTTGAGGAGATCGAAAAGAACGAGTTCAACCTCAACCTACCTCGCTACATCGACAGCCAGCAGGCTGAAGACCTTCAGGATATTGAGGGACATCTGCACGGAGGAATCCCGTGTGCTGATATTGACGCCCTTGAACGTTACTGGAATGTCTGTCCGCAGCTTCGGCAAACCCTTTTCAAAGAGAGACGCCCAGGCTACCTGGAGCTTGCCGTTGACAAGGCAGATATCAAATCCACCATCTACGAGCACCCCGAGTTTGCAGCTTTTACCGCCGGCATGAACGCACATTTCGCTGCCTGGCGTGAGACTACTTCTGCTATGCTTTGGCAGTTACAGCCTGGCTTCCACCCTAAGGAAATCATAGATGGGCTTTCCGAAAACCTGCTCGCCCATTATGCAGATAAGCCGCTCATCAACCAGTATGATATTTATCAGCACCTGATGGACTACTGGACTGAGACTATGCAGGACGACTGCTATCTAATAGCGGACGAGGGGTGGAAAGCCAAAACTTCACGCATTATCGAGAGGGACAAGAAAGGAAAAGAGAAGGACAAGGGTTGGACCTGCGACCTCGTACCCAAGTCCCTTATCGTTGCCCGTTACTTCGTCAAAGAGCAGGAAGCTATCGAGAAGCTCGCTTCCGAGCTGGAAAGCGTTACTTCCAGCATGACCGAGCTGGAAGAGGAACAGGGCGGCGAAGAAGGTGCGTTCTCGGAACTTGATAAGGTGAATAAGGCTAATGTCAGCTCCCGTCTGAAGGATATAAAAGGTGACAGGGAAGCAAAGGACGAAGCTGCTGTACTTAACGACTGGTTAAAACTCGCCAATCAAGAAGCAGATCTGAAGAAACACCTCAAGGAAGCCGAGTCCCTACTTGATTCAAAAGCCTGTTATTACTACCCCAGGCTCACTGAGGATGATGTCAAAACGCTGGTTGTGGAAGACAAATGGCTCTCTTCACTGGATACAGCCATCCACGGCGAGATGGACCGGATCAGCCAGTCCCTTACCCAGCGTGTGAAGGAGCTTGCCGAACGCTATGAGACCCCGATGCCGCAGATGACCGGCCGCGTGGCTGAGCTGGAAGCAAAAGTAAACCGTCACCTGGAGAGGATGGGGTTTAAATTATGA